One part of the Anopheles merus strain MAF chromosome 3L, AmerM5.1, whole genome shotgun sequence genome encodes these proteins:
- the LOC121599188 gene encoding uncharacterized protein LOC121599188 isoform X3, whose protein sequence is MLPSATTSMFSSGTFCKNQRNNQQQPLQIHHIRDSQFSYVTNGSVISKSDRFGESNRISSNSNISNVQMQFLPANLSISSLSTMKSHRNPQHNHFKNSASSSIGISMFGNVIHESGNNIGMNYITDLQTSTVQLRPTLTKADSIDIFDSKKLERGISRATENVTLVSRARQEFEMDFHAHIHEQNDKNLNFIDTPDYTFTLPDLTKYTDDFRKFLEKDLIENSTLNSLEATNRLNWWYESGACRKLWPLATTGDGNCLLHAASLAMWGFHDRRLTLRRTLHDILSKEEFREALYRRWRFQQTRVNKQAGFVFCESEWAKEWEEIVAIASPEPRRNSKSIGPSRRRSLLIEKNFDAVNAGASATSIHDREDVNATYESLEEIHVLALAHILRRTIIVVSDVFLRDINGEAFSPIPFGGVYLPFEVPSNECHRAPLLLAYDMAHFSALVAMEASNDSPPALIPLVDETNQLLPIQFCIDPGKDFNWREYDGSDGNWILTDREHIALLKEYLDIVHATGIESPDDEIYYDDYSDDEYEKKIAEGEIVFTSDENYNHNVGTTSSTPVVTTVSSAVASMTASNQSLPGGVSGKDVGSKSKAAKQLQSVAKQFGSIGKSMSRKLRKNIGSITRIGSKNSHIGSTTGGVSSKKSPFNDKSNFRSEFPRFRILCAQLKSRRHEYQEEMIKNYLECAQERYLEAEKMRDRKEIERLTKYVAEVGQLHREHEEYPGDSESPEVSRMVGGEPVNCINAGCLNYGTAATSYMCLECYEMQCKRESSKCVVDSTDYTLRYGTGKSKFYAEADMDAHDRIQKLPSARRLNDLDQTLYLSRSTFYNDTKPEEMHSSSNSVYKNAVTIAGVDQSSNPSGLNRQHSYQQQLYHNHHRSQHQHLYHRDEEISKPPHQQHASTGMCTEYATSAKPPIGPSSSGSTTSSSSGIVASIYSPGGSVVSATNSTNMPYTRTGAMCVVNLPPVSNGIENTVTGTGQFACNHNGLVASHGSLGNTNETTRSLHPFSSSSSSSSIGVVGGSSVLQTSHPTVNSSHYGKNQLCRTEGCKFYGSINTNFYCSKCCQEFNI, encoded by the exons ATGCTAccatcagcaacaacatcgaTGTTTTCATCGGGTACATTTTGTAAAAACCAACGTAACAACCAGCAACAGCCGCTACAAATACACCATATTCGCGATTCACAATTTTCATACGTAACTAACGGAAGCGTGATCAGTAAAAGCGATAGATTTGGCGAAAGTAACCGAATTAGTAGTAATAGCAATATTTCAAACGTGCAAATGCAATTTCTTCCGGCAAATCTATCCATATCGTCTCTATCTACGATGAAATCACACCGTAATCCACAGCACAATCATTTTAAAAACTCTGCATCGTCTTCTATCGGGATTTCTATGTTCGGAAATGTGATTCATGAGAGTGGCAACAACATTGGAATGAACTACATCACTGATTTACAAACATCAACCGTACAGCTGAGGCCAACACTCACGAAAGCAGATTCAATAGACATTTTTGATA GCAAAAAATTAGAACGAGGAATATCACGTGCTACGGAAAATGTGACATTAGTTTCACGTGCTAGACAAGAGTTTGAGATGGATTTCCATGCTCATATTCACGAGCAAAATGACAAGAATCTTAACTTCATTGATACACCAGATTATACGTTTACTCTGCCCGACCTGACAAAATATACGGATGATTTTCG caAATTTCTTGAAAAAGATTTGATTGAAAACTCTACCCTTAACTCATTGGAGGCTACGAATCGTTTGAATTGGTGGTATGAATCAGGAGCTTGTCGAAAACTTTGGCCATTAGCCACTACAGGTGATGGCAACTGTTTACTACATGCTGCATCACTCGCTATGTGGGGCTTCCACGATCGCCGTTTGACCCTGCGCCGTACATTGCATGATATTTTATCGAAGGAAGAATTTCGTGAAGCACTGTATCGACGGTGGCGATTTCAGCAAACCCGTGTCAACAAGCAGGCTGGGTTTGTGTTCTGTGAAAGCGAGTGGGCTAAAGAATGGGAAGAGATTGTTGCTATTGCTTCACCAGAACCACGACGTAACTCGAAAAGTATCGGGCCTTCCCGGCGACGATCGTTGTTGATCGAAAAAAACTTTGATGCTGTAAATGCTGGAGCGAGTGCAACATCGATTCACGATAGAGAAGACGTAAATGCTACTTACGAAAGCTTGGAAGAGATTCATGTGCTAGCACTAGCCCATATTCTTCGACGCACCATCATCGTGGTTTCCGATGTGTTTCTTAGGGATATTAATGGCGAAGCATTCTCTCCCATACCATTTGGTGGAGTTTATTTGCCGTTCGAAGTACCGTCAAACGAATGCCATCGAGCCCCATTGCTGCTGGCTTATGATATGGCACACTTTTCTGCATTAGTAGCTATGGAAGCAAGTAACGATAGTCCGCCGGCGTTAATACCCCTTGTAgatgaaacaaatcaattacttCCAATTCAATTTTGCATTGATCCTGGAAAAGATTTCAACTGGCGCGAGTACGACGGAAGTGATGGAAACTGGATACTAACGGATCGTGAACATATAGCGCTATTGAAAGAATATTTGGATATAGTGCATGCTACGGGCATCGAAAGTCCTGACGATGAAATTTACTACGACGATTACTCGGACGATGAGtatgaaaagaaaattgcAGAGGGAGAAATAGTATTCACATCCGATGAGAATTATAATCACAATGTCGGCACAACTTCTTCGACACCCGTTGTTACAACTGTGTCCTCGGCAGTTGCTTCCATGACAGCTTCCAATCAATCATTACCTGGGGGTGTGAGCGGAAAAGATGTTGGAAGCAAAAGTAAAGCGGCAAAGCAGCTACAAAGTGTAGCAAAGCAATTTGGTAGTATTGGGAAATCAATGAGTAGAAAGTTGCGTAAAAATATTGGTTCAATTACACGTATCGGGAGTAAAAATAGCCATATCGGTAGTACTACGGGCGGTGTCAGTAGTAAAAAATCTCCATTTAATGATAAAAGTAATTTTCGCAGTGAGTTTCCGCGGTTCCGAATTTTGTGTGCGCAATTAAAATCACGGCGTCACGAATATCAGGAAGAAATGATCAAAAATTACCTAGAATGCGCTCAAGAACGTTATCTAGAAGCAGAGAAAATGCGCGACAGAAAGGAAATTGAACGTCTGACGAAATATGTCGCAGAAGTTGGTCAGCTTCATCGCGAACACGAAGAATATCCTGGTGACAGTGAAAGTCCAGAAGTATCTCGAATGGTTGGGGGAGAGCCGGTCAATTGTATCAATGCTGGTTGTCTGAATTACGGTACTGCTGCGACTAGTTATATGTGCCTAGAATGTTATGAAATGCAATGCAAGAGAGAGTCGTCAAAATGTGTCGTAGATTCTACAGACTACACTCTTCGCTACGGGACGGGCAAGTCCAAATTTTACGCCGAAGCTGACATGGATGCACACGATCGCATACAGAAATTACCTTCGGCAAGGCGTTTAAACGATCTTGATCAAACACTGTATTTATCACGATCTACCTTCTACAATGATACCAAACCCGAAGAAATGCATTCTTCATCAAACTCGGTCTACAAGAATGCTGTTACAATTGCTGGTGTGGATCAGTCATCCAATCCTAGTGGGCTTAATAGACAACACTCATACCAGCAACAACTTTATCATAATCATCACCGGTCGCAACATCAGCATCTTTATCATAGAGACGAAGAAATAAGTAAACCACCTCATCAGCAGCATGCGAGTACAGGTATGTGTACTGAATATGCAACCAGTGCCAAACCACCCATCGGGCCATCCTCATCCGGTTCTACGACTTCCAGTTCTAGTGGCATTGTAGCATCTATTTATTCTCCCGGAGGAAGCGTCGTCAGCGCTACTAACAGCACTAACATGCCGTACACTCGTACTGGTGCAATGTGTGTGGTAAATCTTCCACCAGTATCTAATGGGATAGAAAACACAGTTACAGGAACAGGCCAGTTTGCATGTAATCATAACGGATTAGTTGCTTCACATGGCTCATTGGGAAATACAAATGAAACCACAAGATCGTTACACCCCttttcatcatcgtcatcttcTTCCTCTATCGGTGTAGTTGGTGGAAGTAGTGTACTGCAAACATCACATCCAACAGTAAACAGCAGCCATTATGGCAAAAATCAACTATGTCGTACAGAGGGTTGCAAATTTTACGGTAGTATTAACACCAACTTTTATTGTTCTAAATGCTGTCAGGAGTTCAACATTTAg
- the LOC121599188 gene encoding OTU domain-containing protein 7B-like isoform X6 translates to MNMETTHLVTEFITHTGANTQDAVSCLKTWEWDLKKALIDYNGKKLERGISRATENVTLVSRARQEFEMDFHAHIHEQNDKNLNFIDTPDYTFTLPDLTKYTDDFRKFLEKDLIENSTLNSLEATNRLNWWYESGACRKLWPLATTGDGNCLLHAASLAMWGFHDRRLTLRRTLHDILSKEEFREALYRRWRFQQTRVNKQAGFVFCESEWAKEWEEIVAIASPEPRRNSKSIGPSRRRSLLIEKNFDAVNAGASATSIHDREDVNATYESLEEIHVLALAHILRRTIIVVSDVFLRDINGEAFSPIPFGGVYLPFEVPSNECHRAPLLLAYDMAHFSALVAMEASNDSPPALIPLVDETNQLLPIQFCIDPGKDFNWREYDGSDGNWILTDREHIALLKEYLDIVHATGIESPDDEIYYDDYSDDEYEKKIAEGEIVFTSDENYNHNVGTTSSTPVVTTVSSAVASMTASNQSLPGGVSGKDVGSKSKAAKQLQSVAKQFGSIGKSMSRKLRKNIGSITRIGSKNSHIGSTTGGVSSKKSPFNDKSNFRSEFPRFRILCAQLKSRRHEYQEEMIKNYLECAQERYLEAEKMRDRKEIERLTKYVAEVGQLHREHEEYPGDSESPEVSRMVGGEPVNCINAGCLNYGTAATSYMCLECYEMQCKRESSKCVVDSTDYTLRYGTGKSKFYAEADMDAHDRIQKLPSARRLNDLDQTLYLSRSTFYNDTKPEEMHSSSNSVYKNAVTIAGVDQSSNPSGLNRQHSYQQQLYHNHHRSQHQHLYHRDEEISKPPHQQHASTGMCTEYATSAKPPIGPSSSGSTTSSSSGIVASIYSPGGSVVSATNSTNMPYTRTGAMCVVNLPPVSNGIENTVTGTGQFACNHNGLVASHGSLGNTNETTRSLHPFSSSSSSSSIGVVGGSSVLQTSHPTVNSSHYGKNQLCRTEGCKFYGSINTNFYCSKCCQEFNI, encoded by the exons ATGAACATGGAAACCACTCATTTAGTCACGGAATTCATCACGCACACTGGAGCTAATACACAAGACGCCGTCAGCTGTTTAAAAACTTGGGAGTGGGATTTGAAGAAAGCGCTAATTGATTACAATG GCAAAAAATTAGAACGAGGAATATCACGTGCTACGGAAAATGTGACATTAGTTTCACGTGCTAGACAAGAGTTTGAGATGGATTTCCATGCTCATATTCACGAGCAAAATGACAAGAATCTTAACTTCATTGATACACCAGATTATACGTTTACTCTGCCCGACCTGACAAAATATACGGATGATTTTCG caAATTTCTTGAAAAAGATTTGATTGAAAACTCTACCCTTAACTCATTGGAGGCTACGAATCGTTTGAATTGGTGGTATGAATCAGGAGCTTGTCGAAAACTTTGGCCATTAGCCACTACAGGTGATGGCAACTGTTTACTACATGCTGCATCACTCGCTATGTGGGGCTTCCACGATCGCCGTTTGACCCTGCGCCGTACATTGCATGATATTTTATCGAAGGAAGAATTTCGTGAAGCACTGTATCGACGGTGGCGATTTCAGCAAACCCGTGTCAACAAGCAGGCTGGGTTTGTGTTCTGTGAAAGCGAGTGGGCTAAAGAATGGGAAGAGATTGTTGCTATTGCTTCACCAGAACCACGACGTAACTCGAAAAGTATCGGGCCTTCCCGGCGACGATCGTTGTTGATCGAAAAAAACTTTGATGCTGTAAATGCTGGAGCGAGTGCAACATCGATTCACGATAGAGAAGACGTAAATGCTACTTACGAAAGCTTGGAAGAGATTCATGTGCTAGCACTAGCCCATATTCTTCGACGCACCATCATCGTGGTTTCCGATGTGTTTCTTAGGGATATTAATGGCGAAGCATTCTCTCCCATACCATTTGGTGGAGTTTATTTGCCGTTCGAAGTACCGTCAAACGAATGCCATCGAGCCCCATTGCTGCTGGCTTATGATATGGCACACTTTTCTGCATTAGTAGCTATGGAAGCAAGTAACGATAGTCCGCCGGCGTTAATACCCCTTGTAgatgaaacaaatcaattacttCCAATTCAATTTTGCATTGATCCTGGAAAAGATTTCAACTGGCGCGAGTACGACGGAAGTGATGGAAACTGGATACTAACGGATCGTGAACATATAGCGCTATTGAAAGAATATTTGGATATAGTGCATGCTACGGGCATCGAAAGTCCTGACGATGAAATTTACTACGACGATTACTCGGACGATGAGtatgaaaagaaaattgcAGAGGGAGAAATAGTATTCACATCCGATGAGAATTATAATCACAATGTCGGCACAACTTCTTCGACACCCGTTGTTACAACTGTGTCCTCGGCAGTTGCTTCCATGACAGCTTCCAATCAATCATTACCTGGGGGTGTGAGCGGAAAAGATGTTGGAAGCAAAAGTAAAGCGGCAAAGCAGCTACAAAGTGTAGCAAAGCAATTTGGTAGTATTGGGAAATCAATGAGTAGAAAGTTGCGTAAAAATATTGGTTCAATTACACGTATCGGGAGTAAAAATAGCCATATCGGTAGTACTACGGGCGGTGTCAGTAGTAAAAAATCTCCATTTAATGATAAAAGTAATTTTCGCAGTGAGTTTCCGCGGTTCCGAATTTTGTGTGCGCAATTAAAATCACGGCGTCACGAATATCAGGAAGAAATGATCAAAAATTACCTAGAATGCGCTCAAGAACGTTATCTAGAAGCAGAGAAAATGCGCGACAGAAAGGAAATTGAACGTCTGACGAAATATGTCGCAGAAGTTGGTCAGCTTCATCGCGAACACGAAGAATATCCTGGTGACAGTGAAAGTCCAGAAGTATCTCGAATGGTTGGGGGAGAGCCGGTCAATTGTATCAATGCTGGTTGTCTGAATTACGGTACTGCTGCGACTAGTTATATGTGCCTAGAATGTTATGAAATGCAATGCAAGAGAGAGTCGTCAAAATGTGTCGTAGATTCTACAGACTACACTCTTCGCTACGGGACGGGCAAGTCCAAATTTTACGCCGAAGCTGACATGGATGCACACGATCGCATACAGAAATTACCTTCGGCAAGGCGTTTAAACGATCTTGATCAAACACTGTATTTATCACGATCTACCTTCTACAATGATACCAAACCCGAAGAAATGCATTCTTCATCAAACTCGGTCTACAAGAATGCTGTTACAATTGCTGGTGTGGATCAGTCATCCAATCCTAGTGGGCTTAATAGACAACACTCATACCAGCAACAACTTTATCATAATCATCACCGGTCGCAACATCAGCATCTTTATCATAGAGACGAAGAAATAAGTAAACCACCTCATCAGCAGCATGCGAGTACAGGTATGTGTACTGAATATGCAACCAGTGCCAAACCACCCATCGGGCCATCCTCATCCGGTTCTACGACTTCCAGTTCTAGTGGCATTGTAGCATCTATTTATTCTCCCGGAGGAAGCGTCGTCAGCGCTACTAACAGCACTAACATGCCGTACACTCGTACTGGTGCAATGTGTGTGGTAAATCTTCCACCAGTATCTAATGGGATAGAAAACACAGTTACAGGAACAGGCCAGTTTGCATGTAATCATAACGGATTAGTTGCTTCACATGGCTCATTGGGAAATACAAATGAAACCACAAGATCGTTACACCCCttttcatcatcgtcatcttcTTCCTCTATCGGTGTAGTTGGTGGAAGTAGTGTACTGCAAACATCACATCCAACAGTAAACAGCAGCCATTATGGCAAAAATCAACTATGTCGTACAGAGGGTTGCAAATTTTACGGTAGTATTAACACCAACTTTTATTGTTCTAAATGCTGTCAGGAGTTCAACATTTAg
- the LOC121599188 gene encoding OTU domain-containing protein 7B-like isoform X7 translates to MDFHAHIHEQNDKNLNFIDTPDYTFTLPDLTKYTDDFRKFLEKDLIENSTLNSLEATNRLNWWYESGACRKLWPLATTGDGNCLLHAASLAMWGFHDRRLTLRRTLHDILSKEEFREALYRRWRFQQTRVNKQAGFVFCESEWAKEWEEIVAIASPEPRRNSKSIGPSRRRSLLIEKNFDAVNAGASATSIHDREDVNATYESLEEIHVLALAHILRRTIIVVSDVFLRDINGEAFSPIPFGGVYLPFEVPSNECHRAPLLLAYDMAHFSALVAMEASNDSPPALIPLVDETNQLLPIQFCIDPGKDFNWREYDGSDGNWILTDREHIALLKEYLDIVHATGIESPDDEIYYDDYSDDEYEKKIAEGEIVFTSDENYNHNVGTTSSTPVVTTVSSAVASMTASNQSLPGGVSGKDVGSKSKAAKQLQSVAKQFGSIGKSMSRKLRKNIGSITRIGSKNSHIGSTTGGVSSKKSPFNDKSNFRSEFPRFRILCAQLKSRRHEYQEEMIKNYLECAQERYLEAEKMRDRKEIERLTKYVAEVGQLHREHEEYPGDSESPEVSRMVGGEPVNCINAGCLNYGTAATSYMCLECYEMQCKRESSKCVVDSTDYTLRYGTGKSKFYAEADMDAHDRIQKLPSARRLNDLDQTLYLSRSTFYNDTKPEEMHSSSNSVYKNAVTIAGVDQSSNPSGLNRQHSYQQQLYHNHHRSQHQHLYHRDEEISKPPHQQHASTGMCTEYATSAKPPIGPSSSGSTTSSSSGIVASIYSPGGSVVSATNSTNMPYTRTGAMCVVNLPPVSNGIENTVTGTGQFACNHNGLVASHGSLGNTNETTRSLHPFSSSSSSSSIGVVGGSSVLQTSHPTVNSSHYGKNQLCRTEGCKFYGSINTNFYCSKCCQEFNI, encoded by the exons ATGGATTTCCATGCTCATATTCACGAGCAAAATGACAAGAATCTTAACTTCATTGATACACCAGATTATACGTTTACTCTGCCCGACCTGACAAAATATACGGATGATTTTCG caAATTTCTTGAAAAAGATTTGATTGAAAACTCTACCCTTAACTCATTGGAGGCTACGAATCGTTTGAATTGGTGGTATGAATCAGGAGCTTGTCGAAAACTTTGGCCATTAGCCACTACAGGTGATGGCAACTGTTTACTACATGCTGCATCACTCGCTATGTGGGGCTTCCACGATCGCCGTTTGACCCTGCGCCGTACATTGCATGATATTTTATCGAAGGAAGAATTTCGTGAAGCACTGTATCGACGGTGGCGATTTCAGCAAACCCGTGTCAACAAGCAGGCTGGGTTTGTGTTCTGTGAAAGCGAGTGGGCTAAAGAATGGGAAGAGATTGTTGCTATTGCTTCACCAGAACCACGACGTAACTCGAAAAGTATCGGGCCTTCCCGGCGACGATCGTTGTTGATCGAAAAAAACTTTGATGCTGTAAATGCTGGAGCGAGTGCAACATCGATTCACGATAGAGAAGACGTAAATGCTACTTACGAAAGCTTGGAAGAGATTCATGTGCTAGCACTAGCCCATATTCTTCGACGCACCATCATCGTGGTTTCCGATGTGTTTCTTAGGGATATTAATGGCGAAGCATTCTCTCCCATACCATTTGGTGGAGTTTATTTGCCGTTCGAAGTACCGTCAAACGAATGCCATCGAGCCCCATTGCTGCTGGCTTATGATATGGCACACTTTTCTGCATTAGTAGCTATGGAAGCAAGTAACGATAGTCCGCCGGCGTTAATACCCCTTGTAgatgaaacaaatcaattacttCCAATTCAATTTTGCATTGATCCTGGAAAAGATTTCAACTGGCGCGAGTACGACGGAAGTGATGGAAACTGGATACTAACGGATCGTGAACATATAGCGCTATTGAAAGAATATTTGGATATAGTGCATGCTACGGGCATCGAAAGTCCTGACGATGAAATTTACTACGACGATTACTCGGACGATGAGtatgaaaagaaaattgcAGAGGGAGAAATAGTATTCACATCCGATGAGAATTATAATCACAATGTCGGCACAACTTCTTCGACACCCGTTGTTACAACTGTGTCCTCGGCAGTTGCTTCCATGACAGCTTCCAATCAATCATTACCTGGGGGTGTGAGCGGAAAAGATGTTGGAAGCAAAAGTAAAGCGGCAAAGCAGCTACAAAGTGTAGCAAAGCAATTTGGTAGTATTGGGAAATCAATGAGTAGAAAGTTGCGTAAAAATATTGGTTCAATTACACGTATCGGGAGTAAAAATAGCCATATCGGTAGTACTACGGGCGGTGTCAGTAGTAAAAAATCTCCATTTAATGATAAAAGTAATTTTCGCAGTGAGTTTCCGCGGTTCCGAATTTTGTGTGCGCAATTAAAATCACGGCGTCACGAATATCAGGAAGAAATGATCAAAAATTACCTAGAATGCGCTCAAGAACGTTATCTAGAAGCAGAGAAAATGCGCGACAGAAAGGAAATTGAACGTCTGACGAAATATGTCGCAGAAGTTGGTCAGCTTCATCGCGAACACGAAGAATATCCTGGTGACAGTGAAAGTCCAGAAGTATCTCGAATGGTTGGGGGAGAGCCGGTCAATTGTATCAATGCTGGTTGTCTGAATTACGGTACTGCTGCGACTAGTTATATGTGCCTAGAATGTTATGAAATGCAATGCAAGAGAGAGTCGTCAAAATGTGTCGTAGATTCTACAGACTACACTCTTCGCTACGGGACGGGCAAGTCCAAATTTTACGCCGAAGCTGACATGGATGCACACGATCGCATACAGAAATTACCTTCGGCAAGGCGTTTAAACGATCTTGATCAAACACTGTATTTATCACGATCTACCTTCTACAATGATACCAAACCCGAAGAAATGCATTCTTCATCAAACTCGGTCTACAAGAATGCTGTTACAATTGCTGGTGTGGATCAGTCATCCAATCCTAGTGGGCTTAATAGACAACACTCATACCAGCAACAACTTTATCATAATCATCACCGGTCGCAACATCAGCATCTTTATCATAGAGACGAAGAAATAAGTAAACCACCTCATCAGCAGCATGCGAGTACAGGTATGTGTACTGAATATGCAACCAGTGCCAAACCACCCATCGGGCCATCCTCATCCGGTTCTACGACTTCCAGTTCTAGTGGCATTGTAGCATCTATTTATTCTCCCGGAGGAAGCGTCGTCAGCGCTACTAACAGCACTAACATGCCGTACACTCGTACTGGTGCAATGTGTGTGGTAAATCTTCCACCAGTATCTAATGGGATAGAAAACACAGTTACAGGAACAGGCCAGTTTGCATGTAATCATAACGGATTAGTTGCTTCACATGGCTCATTGGGAAATACAAATGAAACCACAAGATCGTTACACCCCttttcatcatcgtcatcttcTTCCTCTATCGGTGTAGTTGGTGGAAGTAGTGTACTGCAAACATCACATCCAACAGTAAACAGCAGCCATTATGGCAAAAATCAACTATGTCGTACAGAGGGTTGCAAATTTTACGGTAGTATTAACACCAACTTTTATTGTTCTAAATGCTGTCAGGAGTTCAACATTTAg